One window of the Maylandia zebra isolate NMK-2024a linkage group LG19, Mzebra_GT3a, whole genome shotgun sequence genome contains the following:
- the id3 gene encoding DNA-binding protein inhibitor ID-3 yields the protein MKAISPVRSVRSCYKAVCCISEQNLAISRNKHSCLDEPVSALCDMNDCYSKLKELVPSIPQNKSVSQVEILQHVIDYIFDLQIALEAEDTATPEMVLSIKTADISRNFSKEEGRLCH from the exons ATGAAAGCCATCAGTCCCGTCCGCTCGGTGAGGAGCTGCTACAAGGCCGTGTGCTGCATTTCGGAGCAGAACCTCGCCATCAGCCGGAATAAACACTCCTGTCTGGATGAGCCGGTGAGCGCCCTGTGCGACATGAACGACTGCTACTCCAAGCTGAAGGAGCTGGTTCCGAGCATCCCGCAGAACAAGTCGGTCAGCCAGGTGGAGATCCTGCAACACGTTATTGACTACATCTTCGACCTGCAGATCGCGCTGGAAGCAGAGGACACGGCCACGCCGGAGATGGTTTTGTCAATAAAG ACTGCGGACATTAGTCGCAATTTCTCCAAAGAAGAAGGGCGGTTGTGCCATTAA